Within Caproicibacterium argilliputei, the genomic segment ATACCGGGTGCGCACAGATAAAGATTTGAGCTTTGCTCTGGCTTTGGCGAACCCAGACTCTGTCAATATTCAAGTTAAGCGCAACGGCAAATTGGTAACCTTTCAAAACGTAAAGTTAAACACGGTCACAGGTTCTGGCGGTAAAAAAACGACGCAGCTTGATTTTTATGTACAGCCGATTGCCAAAACACCGCTGTCACTGCTGCAAAAAAGTTGTGCGGATACCATTTCTGTTGTTCGGCAGGTGTGGGCAAGCCTTGCAGGGCTGGTAACCGGTCGCTTTGGCTTGAATGATATGACGGGTCCTGTCGGTCTGGTGCAGGTAATCAGCGAATCCGCCAGCGCGGGTTTGCAGCAGAGTTTTTGGGCGGCGGTAGAAAATATCGTTTACGTCATTATGATTATCACGGTCAACCTGGGCATTGTCAATTTGCTGCCGATTCCCGCATTGGACGGCGGTAAAATCTTATTTTTGTTGATTGAAGCTGTTCGCCGCAAACCGCTGAATCAGAAGTACGCCGCCATGGTGGAATCTGCGTTTTTCGCCCTGCTGCTTGGTTTTATGGCGATTGTTGCAGTCAGCGATGTGATGCGCATTACGACTGGGCACGGAATCGGAGGGTAACATGAAAGAAAGAAAACAGGTGCTGGTCGGCAGCGTACCGGTTGGCAAAGGAGCGCCAGTTACGGTGCAATCTATGCTGAATGTGCCGTCCACTGACCTTGACGGCAGTGTACAGCAGGCTGTGGCATTGGAAAAGGCAGGCTGTCAGATTTTGCGTGCTGCGATTCCCAGCTTTGATGCTGTCGCGCTGATTCCTGCTATTCGCCGTGCAGTCGCGATACCACTTGTGGCAGATATCCACTTTGATTATCGGCTTGCACTGGCAGCTGCTGATGCGGGCGCCAATGCCAT encodes:
- a CDS encoding M50 family metallopeptidase, with the translated sequence MFCLTILIHEAGHFFTAKACGIRVDEFAIGMGPRLAHFRKGETEYSLRLLPIGGYCMMPGEDGQDEDGNVCTDPRAFCNKPKWQRFLVLVMGAAMNIVLGLILMGILLGQSSAFNSVMISKFSSHSALQSAGLQVGDSFTEVNGYRVRTDKDLSFALALANPDSVNIQVKRNGKLVTFQNVKLNTVTGSGGKKTTQLDFYVQPIAKTPLSLLQKSCADTISVVRQVWASLAGLVTGRFGLNDMTGPVGLVQVISESASAGLQQSFWAAVENIVYVIMIITVNLGIVNLLPIPALDGGKILFLLIEAVRRKPLNQKYAAMVESAFFALLLGFMAIVAVSDVMRITTGHGIGG